The following coding sequences are from one Actinomycetes bacterium window:
- a CDS encoding MerR family transcriptional regulator — MALTLVDASHAALHEQRLSLQATGEALEADAEQTPDTSAVPRSGIRIGEVAAYLGVRTSALRVWESAGLLTPKRDPDTKYRRFSSTDVRDARMINMLRQGHYPLPQIQPILDGLRRTGSSDALRAAIAQRQAGLTQRATAMLEGSSHLHHYITNEQPTSGDEALTWGEAGRDAARGGS, encoded by the coding sequence TTGGCGCTCACGCTCGTGGACGCCAGCCATGCCGCGCTGCATGAACAACGGCTCTCCCTCCAGGCGACAGGCGAAGCGCTCGAAGCGGATGCAGAGCAGACCCCAGATACCTCGGCAGTGCCGCGGTCAGGAATACGCATCGGAGAGGTGGCTGCCTACCTCGGTGTGCGCACCTCTGCCCTACGTGTATGGGAGTCCGCAGGCCTCCTGACTCCAAAGCGTGACCCGGACACCAAGTACCGCCGCTTCAGCTCGACCGACGTCCGAGACGCACGAATGATCAACATGCTCCGACAGGGCCACTATCCCCTGCCCCAGATACAGCCCATACTCGACGGCCTCCGCCGAACGGGCAGCAGTGACGCACTACGCGCAGCCATCGCACAACGTCAGGCGGGACTGACACAACGGGCAACAGCCATGCTCGAAGGCTCCAGCCACCTGCACCACTACATCACAAACGAACAGCCGACCTCCGGCGACGAAGCTCTCACATGGGGGGAGGCGGGCCGCGACGCCGCTCGTGGCGGAAGCTGA